The following proteins come from a genomic window of Crassostrea angulata isolate pt1a10 chromosome 1, ASM2561291v2, whole genome shotgun sequence:
- the LOC128155746 gene encoding monocarboxylate transporter 13-like: protein MNGNNNKIGRIFSININSDQDYQTYAAQRKSSVVHETSGQIHSVLNQNEVEDIDSSVDGEFRLKEHNDFSNSQHFQGSGSLLSDRHTSTLPELTNQTPVNVRKWFVLTSSFFNLFITGGFPFNMSVLFVEFLKAFGKSKAETSLVQSVCTGVYSIGGLLTGELVTKFGTKICGCCGALLSAIGIAVCFIAPNLEFLIFFVGVMSGAGFSLNAICASTSVSQNFLPKKRVLALAFVSTGSGIGTLCFPLLLQYFIDTYGWRGCLLIISGIVLNQLACGLMSGPDVIRPAASKFQQNMTENNETGDSNTTLSRLKATLQNKVFIGFCFALSLILAAFDGLIIFFVDFFEQKGFNRTSVVWLYSGMSIASMIFRFISGLIAQSPKVPKLAIPAMCAFLGCISLSLLPFMTSYSLNAVAIALFGSALGGTVTVVSITTLELVGEKKFPTGLGIVFAASGIANIVGAPIAGNFRDISGSYTYSVLSGAGACLLACFIFTLAMIYQRRHGEDPRSRFNVEINVNARWKSRRRSSFLPWRESVDLGFSI, encoded by the exons ATGAATGGAAACAACAATAAAATTGGTAGGATTTTTAGcataaacatcaatagtgatcAAGATTACCAAACGTATGCAGCTCAACGGAAATCATCTGTTGTTCACGAGACTTCAGGTCAGATCCATTCTGTTCTGAATCAGAATGAGGTAGAAGATATAGACAGCTCGGTGGACGGCGAGTTCCGGTTGAAAGAACATAATGACTTTAGCAACAGTCAACATTTTCAAGGAAGTGGAAGCTTATTATCGGATAG ACACACTAGTACTTTGCCGGAATTAACCAATCAAACACCCGTTAATGTACGGAAATGGTTTGTCTTAACCAGCAGCTTCTTCAATCTGTTTATCACCGGGGGATTTCCATTCAACATGTCTGTCCTTTTTGTAGAGTTTTTAAAAGCGTTTGGAAAAAGCAAAGCGGAAACTTCATTGGTGCAGTCGGTATGCACAGGAGTCTATTCTATTGGag GTTTATTAACTGGTGAGCTTGTCACTAAATTTGGAACAAAGATTTGTGGTTGCTGTGGAGCGTTACTTTCTGCTATTGGAATTGCTGTTTGCTTTATTGCGCCAAATCTGgagtttcttatttttttcgtGGGAGTCATGTCAG GTGCTGGGTTTTCACTTAATGCAATTTGTGCATCAACAAGTGTTTCTCAAAACTTTTTACCGAAAAAAAGGGTCCTCGCTCTCGCCTTTGTATCAACGGGCTCTGGTATTGGTACCCTGTGTTTCCCACTACTGCTTCAGTATTTCATTGACACTTATGGCTGGAGAGGTTGCCTTTTGATTATTTCTGGGATCGTCCTTAACCAGTTAGCCTGTGGTCTAATGTCTGGCCCTGACGTAATTCGACCAGCAGCCTCAAAATTTCAGCAGAATATGACAGAGAACAATGAAACAGGAGACTCTAATACAACGTTATCAAGGCTAAAGGCTACACTTCAGAACAAAGTGTTTATTGGATTCTGTTTTGCATTATCGCTTATATTAGCGGCATTTGATGGCTTAATCATATTTTTCGTCGACTTCTTCGAACAGAAAGGATTCAACCGTACATCAGTAGTTTGGTTATATTCCGGCATGAGTATCGCTAGCATGATTTTCAGATTCATTTCAGGATTAATAGCACAGAGTCCGAAAGTCCCAAAATTAGCCATTCCTGCTATGTGTGCCTTTCTTGGTTGTATAAGTCTAAGCTTGCTTCCATTCATGACCTCATATTCATTGAACGCTGTAGCTATAGCGCTCTTTGGGTCAGCCCTGGGAGGCACAGTGACTGTGGTATCTATTACAACCCTAGAGTTGGTGGGAGAAAAGAAATTCCCGACGGGGCTTGGCATTGTGTTTGCCGCTTCTGGAATTGCCAATATCGTGGGCGCTCCGATAGCAG GTAACTTCCGAGACATTTCTGGGTCCTACACATATAGCGTCCTGTCTGGGGCGGGGGCCTGTCTCCTCGcttgtttcatttttacacTTGCCATGATCTATCAGAGGCGACACGGTGAGGATCCTCGGTCCAGATTCAACGTGGAGATTAATGTAAACGCCCGGTGGAAGTCGCGTAGACGGTCTAGTTTCCTGCCCTGGAGAGAGAGCGTAGATCTCGGATTTTCTATTTGA